Below is a genomic region from Mytilus edulis unplaced genomic scaffold, xbMytEdul2.2 SCAFFOLD_2372, whole genome shotgun sequence.
AGGTGGAAAGGCAACTTCATATTTAGACTTGTATCTTGTAGCCCTCGTTGTCCACTTTTCTTGGAGTCCGTAcggtaatttttcaacaattgGATTTATCCCGGACGAAGAGTCAAAGTATGCTAgcaaacatcccagcttgggattttccttgtgatattctatttctgatagaatGTCAGACAGTTCGTAGAGACGGTGCGTTGTCCTTATTCGTCAATGTAGGGAATTTGGCAAGTTTACTCATGAGAGAGGCTTCtaacatttctggagcaccatacCGCTCGTCAAGCCTCTTCCATAGTCTCTGTATACCTATTGAAGGATTATTGGCGTTCGACGCTCTTATGCTAATGGCGTGTTTAGCAGACTCTGGACCGAGCCACTTGATCAGTAAATCGATCTGTTCTGAGTCAGAGACTTGTAACTCATCAGTCACGTTCTTGAAGCTTGCTTTCCAAGTATGAAAGGATTCTGCCCGATCGTTAAAGCTTATTAATCGGGAGAAAAGCAGGTCCTTGCGTAAGAGGAATCTAGTTATCTCTGATGTAAGGTTGATTTTGTTGCTGGTGtgcaacagggatctcttctattaCGTCTTGTTTTTTGTGCgaaacagggatctcttctataacGTCTTGTTTTGTGCGTAAGACAGGGATCGCTTCTTTAACACCCTGTTTTTGGTGTTCAGTAGTGCTCTCATCTGAAAGACCTAGTTTTTGCATGCCGGTTactaatcccagatctgggataaAGGTAACTTCCGGTGACTTATTATCGAAAGGCAAGACGGCAGATGTCTGTGACAGCAAGTTCGATGCCACggatggcacgaacgctggtgcttcgTGACTCAGCTCGATcttaacaggaatttgttttttcttttgaggtcctgttacttccttaacaacagttgatacaggaagtttattgacgaaatcttgcacacgctggagCGGGTCTTCCTTTTCGTCAGGGAGATCGCTATACGCTTGGCTATCATCGTATTCCAGGatacgagcctcggcttctgcggctgcagcttctctTTGTGCTTCAAGAAGATTAAATTTGGCTTTAAGCTCGGCCTTTTCCCGGCTTACTCGTGCGGCTTCTTGTTGCATTTGAGCCTTCCTGCGCATAGCTTCTTGTTCTAATTGCGTTTTTCTGTGAGCGGCCTCTTGTTCTAATTGCACTTTTCTGTGAGCGGCCTCTTGTTCTAATTGCATTTTTCTGTGAGCAGCCTCCTGTTCTAGCTGAACTGTTCTCTGTGCGGCCTCATGTTTACGTTGAGCGACTTCTTGCTCCATTTCTGCCTGTTTACGACtggcttcctgttccatttcagcCTTTTTGTGTgctgcttcctgttccatttcagcTTTTTTGCGTgc
It encodes:
- the LOC139505107 gene encoding uncharacterized abhydrolase domain-containing protein DDB_G0269086-like, with amino-acid sequence MDPSHVEQQEEIQPQEGDVPELLENPSNTSQSDETPEARRVRDLTEKGQGAFTEKRDKFCQELEALWADIESQLLEVTTPPNDLQQLLTVQDKLVKACNNYRRLTDEYLDFLKRTRTLESQKEIDACKLSLDLRLSKVELVMEKLHEHRLALTKAKSTKTKTSRGKKTSHSGSSNVSDMSSLARRKRAKAEAAKSKIAFVEKHALILQQEAMLEEQALFRQNEMEQEAARKKAEMEQEAAHKKAEMEQEASRKQAEMEQEVAQRKHEAAQRTVQLEQEAAHRKMQLEQEAAHRKVQLEQEAAHRKTQLEQEAMRRKAQMQQEAARVSREKAELKAKFNLLEAQREAAAAEAEARILEYDDSQAYSDLPDEKEDPLQRVQDFVNKLPVSTVVKEVTGPQKKKQIPVKIELSHEAPAFVPSVASNLLSQTSAVLPFDNKSPEVTFIPDLGLVTGMQKLGLSDESTTEHQKQGVKEAIPVLRTKQDVIEEIPVSHKKQDVIEEIPVAHQQQNQPYIRDN